In Bosea vestrisii, a single genomic region encodes these proteins:
- a CDS encoding ABC transporter permease, giving the protein MTALTQVRRSRVTLFGVASAMLAAIAAIALLAPLLPLHDPDAFVSNQTFAPPSAQYWLGTDFLGRDLFARLLDSARITLGMALVGTVLAHLIGDTLGLFAAIRGGWVDAVVSRIVDVILSIPKIIAGLVVLAAVGPSIVAIVTLTAIVYAAGVFRVARALGKDLVSQDFVVVAQARGESLRWILFDEMLPHVVAPLAADFALRMSFAILFMSGLSFLGLGVQPPMADWGGLTRENLEGLQIGSLAAIYPAGAIAIVAISLNLFVDGLCERGAEGGAI; this is encoded by the coding sequence GTGACGGCGCTGACACAGGTTCGCAGGTCCCGCGTCACGCTTTTCGGCGTGGCGAGTGCGATGCTGGCTGCCATCGCTGCAATTGCGCTTCTCGCGCCGCTCCTGCCGCTGCACGACCCCGATGCTTTCGTCTCCAACCAGACCTTTGCGCCTCCTTCCGCGCAATACTGGCTGGGAACGGATTTTCTCGGACGCGACCTGTTTGCGCGGCTTCTCGACAGCGCCCGCATCACCCTGGGCATGGCACTGGTCGGCACGGTGCTGGCCCATCTGATCGGCGATACGCTTGGCCTGTTCGCCGCCATACGGGGCGGGTGGGTCGACGCCGTGGTCAGCCGCATCGTCGATGTCATCCTGTCGATCCCGAAGATCATCGCCGGCTTGGTCGTGCTCGCCGCAGTCGGCCCGTCGATCGTCGCGATCGTTACTCTGACGGCGATCGTCTATGCCGCGGGCGTCTTCCGCGTCGCGCGGGCGCTCGGCAAGGATCTGGTATCGCAGGATTTTGTCGTCGTCGCCCAGGCACGCGGCGAGAGCCTCCGCTGGATCCTGTTCGATGAGATGCTGCCGCATGTCGTCGCACCGCTCGCGGCCGATTTCGCCTTGCGGATGAGCTTCGCGATCCTTTTCATGAGCGGCCTCAGCTTCCTGGGGCTGGGCGTTCAGCCGCCCATGGCGGATTGGGGCGGCCTGACCCGCGAAAATCTGGAGGGGCTGCAGATCGGTTCGCTGGCGGCCATCTATCCCGCCGGGGCCATCGCCATCGTCGCCATCTCGCTGAACCTGTTCGTCGATGGTCTGTGCGAACGGGGTGCCGAGGGAGGCGCGATATGA
- a CDS encoding ABC transporter permease: MDLVRFIIRRLAAGIVLLLVVSLVIFVACEFLPGDVAEIMLGQSASPENVQALRVELGLDKPSYLRFLAWIWGMFHADWGISLTTRLPVADMLSERLANTLVLAGLTTLVAVPLALGLGIVLAVRKGTKLDRFGTVAIVGLCSTPEFLVATVGVLVFAIHLHWLPAISYLSPGQGVFPFMKSILLPFATMTIIIGAQIARMTRAIVGDILTQPYVEMARLKGASGTRVVVHHVLRNAVGPLVNIVSLNVAYLVSGVVIVETIFAYPGLARLMADSVLARDLPVVQSCAIIFCAAYIALIMLADIIAHLSDSRAKDGAIS; the protein is encoded by the coding sequence ATGGACCTGGTTCGCTTCATCATCCGACGGCTGGCAGCAGGCATCGTCCTGCTGCTCGTCGTGTCTCTCGTCATTTTCGTCGCCTGCGAATTTCTTCCGGGCGACGTCGCAGAGATCATGCTTGGCCAGTCGGCCAGTCCTGAGAATGTCCAGGCGCTGCGGGTCGAGCTCGGTCTCGACAAGCCTTCCTACCTGCGCTTCCTTGCATGGATCTGGGGCATGTTCCATGCGGATTGGGGCATCTCGTTGACCACGCGTCTGCCAGTGGCGGACATGCTCTCGGAGCGGCTGGCCAATACGCTGGTTTTGGCGGGATTGACGACGCTTGTCGCCGTCCCGCTCGCCCTTGGCCTCGGTATCGTCCTTGCCGTGCGCAAAGGCACGAAACTCGACCGCTTCGGCACCGTCGCGATCGTTGGACTCTGTTCCACGCCGGAATTCCTCGTAGCGACAGTCGGCGTGCTCGTCTTCGCCATTCACCTGCATTGGCTGCCTGCGATTTCTTATCTCTCGCCCGGCCAAGGCGTCTTTCCGTTTATGAAGTCGATCCTGCTTCCCTTCGCCACGATGACCATCATCATCGGGGCGCAGATTGCCCGCATGACGCGAGCCATCGTTGGGGACATTCTGACCCAGCCCTATGTCGAAATGGCGCGGCTCAAGGGCGCGAGCGGCACGCGCGTCGTCGTGCATCACGTGTTGCGCAACGCAGTCGGGCCGCTCGTCAACATCGTCTCGCTCAACGTCGCATACCTCGTCAGCGGGGTGGTCATCGTCGAGACCATCTTTGCCTATCCCGGACTGGCGCGGCTCATGGCCGACTCGGTGCTGGCGCGCGATCTGCCTGTGGTCCAGTCCTGCGCGATAATTTTCTGCGCCGCCTATATCGCGCTGATCATGCTGGCGGACATCATCGCCCATCTTTCCGACAGTCGTGCCAAAGACGGAGCGATATCGTGA
- a CDS encoding ABC transporter substrate-binding protein: protein MADVLNRRTFNALLGGTLGSSLMPNLAFAQTPRKGGRVRVAMAQQSTNDTFDSARFSNANDYIRGSAVFNTLTRLDPAGMPKPELALSWEANAAATEWRFKIRPDVVFSDGQPLKIEDVVYSIMRHAGENTASSAKPLVSNIQSVRKEGNDQLVVTLLGADVEIPILFGLLQFAIVKEGTTDFSKPLGTGPFVMAAFQPGIRTILKRNERFWQEGKPYLDEIEMISITDLNARVSALLSGDIDMAADVRGPGIGQIEANPSTKLFTTESTRYAGFQFDVARAPGSNQDLGLAITYLFNRQKIVDLVLQGHGTVANDHPIGKMSPYYNKDLPQREFDLDKAKFHLKKSAIGTTPVELSVSDGVVYSVDIAQLLQREAARAGLDLKLRREPSESYWTAVAGKRPYFATNFFARPSPNLLLDVTWKTGSQWNYSHYSSARLDELIGLARATLDLQKRTAMYHEMQTILHGSGALSMPVFMSYIDGVSRRVQGLVPNQLGNFSAFRFADQIWLA from the coding sequence GTGGCTGACGTCCTGAATAGACGCACATTCAACGCACTGCTCGGCGGAACGCTCGGCAGCAGCTTGATGCCCAATCTCGCCTTCGCTCAAACACCGCGCAAAGGCGGAAGAGTTCGCGTCGCAATGGCGCAGCAGAGCACCAATGATACGTTCGACAGCGCCCGTTTCAGCAACGCCAATGACTATATCCGTGGTTCTGCGGTCTTCAACACGCTGACGCGCCTGGATCCGGCCGGCATGCCGAAGCCGGAACTCGCGCTTTCGTGGGAAGCCAATGCCGCGGCCACGGAATGGCGCTTCAAGATCCGCCCCGATGTCGTGTTCAGCGACGGACAGCCGCTCAAGATTGAAGACGTGGTCTATTCGATCATGCGCCACGCGGGCGAAAACACAGCATCCTCGGCCAAGCCGTTAGTCAGCAACATCCAGTCTGTGCGCAAGGAGGGAAACGACCAGCTCGTCGTGACCCTGCTCGGCGCCGACGTCGAAATCCCGATCCTCTTCGGTTTGCTGCAGTTCGCGATCGTCAAGGAAGGCACGACGGATTTCTCCAAGCCGCTCGGCACGGGCCCCTTCGTCATGGCTGCCTTTCAACCCGGCATCCGTACCATTCTCAAGCGCAACGAGCGCTTCTGGCAGGAGGGCAAGCCATATCTCGACGAGATCGAGATGATCTCGATCACCGACTTGAATGCCCGCGTCAGCGCGCTTCTGTCCGGCGACATCGATATGGCGGCCGACGTTCGTGGGCCTGGCATCGGGCAGATCGAGGCGAACCCTTCGACGAAGCTCTTCACAACGGAGAGCACCCGCTATGCCGGATTCCAATTCGACGTGGCTCGCGCGCCAGGCTCCAATCAGGATCTCGGCCTGGCGATAACCTACCTGTTCAATCGCCAGAAGATCGTCGACCTCGTGCTCCAAGGCCACGGCACCGTCGCCAACGATCATCCCATCGGCAAGATGAGCCCGTACTACAACAAGGATCTGCCGCAGCGCGAGTTCGATCTCGACAAGGCGAAGTTCCACCTCAAGAAGTCTGCTATCGGCACCACGCCGGTAGAGCTCTCTGTCAGTGATGGCGTCGTCTACAGCGTCGACATCGCCCAGCTCCTTCAACGCGAGGCTGCCCGCGCCGGGCTGGATCTCAAGCTTCGTCGCGAGCCGTCGGAGAGCTACTGGACCGCGGTTGCCGGCAAGCGCCCATATTTCGCAACGAATTTCTTCGCCCGCCCTTCGCCTAATCTACTGCTGGACGTCACTTGGAAGACCGGCTCGCAGTGGAACTACTCACACTACTCGAGCGCGCGCCTAGACGAGCTGATTGGCCTGGCCCGGGCGACGCTCGACCTGCAGAAGCGCACGGCAATGTACCATGAGATGCAGACGATCCTGCATGGCAGCGGCGCGCTCTCGATGCCCGTCTTCATGAGCTACATCGATGGCGTTTCGAGGCGAGTCCAGGGCCTCGTCCCCAACCAGCTCGGCAACTTCTCAGCCTTCCGTTTCGCCGATCAGATTTGGCTGGCATGA
- a CDS encoding carbohydrate ABC transporter permease yields the protein MTFTLSHSAKRLLLSLLCLCLGIVYLFPYAWMVLTGFRSAVDTLSLRFIFEPTLEGFRSVLGDSIFRAYMLNSIIVSTLTTVVVLTVAAPAAFALAHLPIRGTGFLLFVLVVRMVPGIAILIPIYLVASRLGVLDTHGVLIVLYATFNLPFAIWLLRGFFCDVPGEIREAAIIDGCSELQVFLKIMLPLTSSGIVATGVFVFIAAWNEFLFALALTNSFASTAPLAMVAFRSEYGVQWPSIGAAAFIISTPVVLFAVVMQRFLVRGLTMGSVKG from the coding sequence ATGACGTTCACGCTCTCCCATTCCGCCAAGCGGTTGCTGCTCAGCCTGCTCTGCCTTTGCCTCGGCATCGTCTATCTCTTCCCCTATGCCTGGATGGTGCTGACCGGGTTCCGCTCCGCGGTCGACACGCTCTCGCTGCGCTTCATCTTCGAGCCGACGCTGGAAGGCTTCCGCAGCGTGCTCGGCGACAGCATCTTCCGCGCCTATATGCTCAACAGCATCATCGTCTCGACGCTGACGACGGTCGTGGTGCTGACAGTCGCGGCACCTGCCGCTTTCGCGCTGGCGCATCTGCCGATCCGCGGCACCGGCTTCCTGCTCTTCGTACTGGTCGTGCGCATGGTGCCAGGCATCGCCATCCTGATCCCGATCTACCTCGTCGCCTCCCGCCTGGGCGTACTCGACACCCATGGCGTGCTGATCGTGCTCTACGCCACCTTCAACCTGCCCTTCGCGATCTGGCTGCTGCGCGGCTTCTTCTGCGACGTGCCGGGCGAGATCCGCGAAGCCGCCATCATCGACGGCTGCTCGGAACTGCAGGTCTTCCTCAAGATCATGCTGCCCTTGACCTCGAGCGGCATCGTCGCAACCGGCGTCTTCGTCTTCATCGCCGCCTGGAACGAGTTCCTGTTCGCTCTCGCCCTGACCAACAGCTTCGCCTCGACCGCGCCGCTCGCCATGGTCGCCTTCCGCAGCGAATACGGCGTGCAATGGCCCTCGATCGGCGCCGCCGCCTTCATCATATCGACGCCGGTCGTGCTGTTCGCGGTGGTGATGCAGCGCTTCCTGGTGCGCGGGCTGACCATGGGCTCGGTCAAGGGCTGA
- a CDS encoding aldo/keto reductase, with protein MNYRRLGSSGMHVSRLCLGAMMFGDQTAEDEAQRIVARAREAGVNFIDTADSYTKGRSEELVGRAIAGDRDHWILATKIGATVDPSQPNRGGLGRRWLMQGVEESLKRLGTDRIDLYYLHMDDRSVASEETVETLGDLIRQGKIRHWGISNFASWRLAELIRLCGLIGTPKPVAGQPPYNAMTRMAEVEYIPACANYGIGVVPYSPLARGVLTGKYRPGTAPGADTRAGRNDPRLLQTEFRPESLAIAERIRGHVEARGGSMIGFALNWVLANPAVPAVIAGPKSDAQWVQYLAALDQAFDAEDEAFLDSLVPPGHASTPGYTDPLYPVTGRATGSART; from the coding sequence TTGAATTATCGACGCCTCGGTTCCAGCGGCATGCATGTCTCGCGCCTGTGTCTCGGCGCCATGATGTTCGGCGACCAGACCGCGGAGGACGAGGCGCAGCGCATCGTCGCCCGCGCGCGCGAGGCCGGTGTCAACTTCATCGACACGGCCGACAGCTACACGAAAGGGCGTTCCGAGGAACTGGTCGGGCGCGCTATTGCCGGCGATCGCGATCACTGGATCCTCGCCACCAAGATCGGCGCGACGGTCGACCCGTCGCAGCCGAACCGCGGCGGTCTCGGCCGGCGCTGGCTGATGCAGGGTGTCGAGGAGAGCCTGAAGCGGCTCGGTACCGACCGGATCGACCTCTATTACCTGCACATGGACGATCGCTCCGTCGCCAGCGAGGAGACTGTCGAGACGCTCGGCGACCTGATCCGCCAGGGCAAGATCCGGCATTGGGGCATCAGCAATTTCGCGAGCTGGCGCCTCGCCGAATTGATCCGGCTCTGCGGCCTGATCGGCACGCCGAAGCCGGTCGCGGGACAGCCGCCCTATAACGCGATGACGCGGATGGCCGAGGTCGAGTACATTCCGGCCTGCGCCAATTACGGGATCGGCGTCGTGCCCTACAGCCCGCTGGCGCGCGGCGTCCTGACCGGCAAGTATCGGCCGGGGACCGCTCCGGGCGCCGACACCCGCGCCGGCCGCAACGACCCCCGCCTGCTGCAGACCGAGTTCCGGCCGGAATCGCTCGCCATCGCCGAACGCATCCGCGGCCATGTCGAGGCGCGCGGCGGCAGCATGATCGGCTTCGCGCTGAACTGGGTCCTGGCTAATCCGGCAGTGCCGGCGGTGATCGCCGGGCCGAAAAGCGACGCGCAATGGGTGCAATACCTCGCGGCGCTAGACCAGGCGTTCGATGCCGAGGACGAGGCTTTCCTCGATAGCCTCGTGCCCCCCGGCCATGCCTCGACGCCGGGCTACACCGACCCGCTCTATCCCGTCACGGGGCGCGCTACGGGCTCCGCCAGGACATGA
- a CDS encoding carbohydrate ABC transporter permease, with the protein MPAGLRKGQIHRRAKVPLEPYWFMAPAVIMLATVYLGPMIYAVMTSTTHWVLTEPGSETIRAGLENYKDVLGAASFWQAVKITLLYTLTSVTLSLTLGTLLALLLDNELHFASFFRSIMLIPMVITPAVIAIFWKLLYEQEQGVLNSLLVAMGFAKVAWLGLDHAFFAMVIMDSWQNTPFFMLVILAGLQSVDSNLMDAARVDGANVFQRFRYVVLPHLVPYMLIAAAFRGIATMNDFDKIWLLTQGGPGEATTTITVYTYKIAFSSFDMGRTTAIAMIFVVIVLVASAPLLRHLFRTARRPA; encoded by the coding sequence ATGCCGGCCGGACTCCGCAAGGGGCAGATCCATCGCCGGGCAAAGGTGCCGCTCGAGCCCTACTGGTTCATGGCGCCGGCGGTGATCATGCTCGCGACCGTCTATCTCGGGCCGATGATCTACGCGGTCATGACCAGCACCACCCATTGGGTGCTGACCGAGCCCGGCAGCGAGACGATCCGCGCTGGGCTGGAGAACTACAAGGACGTGCTCGGGGCCGCGTCCTTCTGGCAGGCCGTGAAGATCACGCTGCTGTATACGCTGACCTCGGTCACGCTCAGCCTGACGCTCGGCACGCTGCTGGCGCTGCTGCTCGACAACGAGCTGCATTTCGCCTCGTTCTTCCGCTCGATCATGCTGATCCCGATGGTGATCACGCCGGCGGTGATCGCGATCTTCTGGAAGCTGCTCTACGAGCAGGAACAGGGCGTGCTCAACTCGCTGCTGGTCGCGATGGGCTTCGCAAAGGTCGCCTGGCTCGGGCTCGACCATGCCTTCTTCGCCATGGTGATCATGGATTCCTGGCAGAATACGCCGTTCTTCATGCTGGTGATCCTGGCCGGGCTGCAATCGGTCGACAGCAACCTGATGGATGCGGCGCGGGTCGACGGCGCGAACGTCTTCCAGCGCTTCCGCTATGTCGTCCTGCCCCATCTCGTGCCCTACATGCTGATCGCGGCGGCCTTTCGCGGCATCGCCACGATGAACGACTTCGACAAGATCTGGCTGCTGACGCAGGGCGGGCCGGGCGAGGCGACCACGACCATCACCGTCTACACCTACAAGATCGCCTTCTCCTCCTTTGACATGGGCCGGACCACGGCGATCGCCATGATCTTCGTCGTCATCGTGCTGGTCGCCAGTGCGCCATTGCTGCGGCACCTGTTCAGGACCGCGCGGAGGCCGGCATGA
- a CDS encoding extracellular solute-binding protein, with the protein MMGLSRRQFTLGALAAGASYTALVQHCAAQAAAAAATRNLPRTHAGKTVKVVWGNTPAYVASAEVAKEFTAASGIQVEFSALPTAERYQKMVLDTTTNTNSFDIYLVAYQWKEQVAPFVVDHAHLDKDVAGIPAMNWEDYAPRALAAYSKVGDKLATIPINGDTSFTVWNKDAFTKAGLDPEQGPATWKQLVENGVKLKQGDQYGYNMPAGKTIQTCCVWITLFHSFGGQYFDATGKPLLDSKASVEAFRFMKEQLGPVSPPGNLTWDFPEMIASVSSAQAAQGYMWAGGVGSLYDPTKSKIAKSIGYAPTPETVLLGGWGVSVGAKSRNLDAAKLFVGWFTSPEIVKQTALVGLSPTRRSALLDAETNARYPFFPTVLKAMEGNVATYAPIKDAEQVNIQIYDEANAVCSGTKTPEQGAAALQERVTTLLKRRGYIQ; encoded by the coding sequence ATGATGGGGCTTTCGCGCCGCCAGTTCACGCTGGGCGCTCTCGCCGCCGGCGCCTCGTACACCGCTCTCGTGCAACACTGCGCCGCTCAGGCCGCTGCCGCCGCAGCGACCCGCAACCTGCCCAGGACCCATGCCGGCAAGACGGTGAAGGTGGTTTGGGGCAACACGCCGGCCTATGTCGCATCTGCCGAAGTGGCGAAGGAATTCACCGCCGCCAGCGGCATCCAGGTCGAATTTTCGGCCCTGCCGACAGCCGAGCGCTATCAGAAGATGGTGCTGGACACGACGACCAACACCAATTCCTTCGATATCTACTTGGTCGCCTATCAGTGGAAGGAGCAGGTCGCGCCGTTCGTCGTCGACCATGCCCACCTCGACAAGGACGTCGCCGGCATTCCCGCGATGAACTGGGAGGACTACGCCCCGCGCGCCCTGGCGGCCTATTCCAAGGTGGGCGACAAGCTCGCCACCATCCCGATCAACGGCGACACCTCCTTCACGGTCTGGAACAAGGACGCCTTCACGAAGGCCGGGCTCGATCCGGAGCAAGGGCCGGCGACCTGGAAGCAGCTCGTCGAGAACGGCGTCAAGCTCAAGCAGGGCGACCAGTACGGCTACAACATGCCGGCCGGCAAGACGATCCAAACCTGCTGCGTCTGGATCACGCTGTTCCATAGCTTCGGCGGGCAGTATTTCGACGCTACCGGCAAGCCGTTGCTCGACAGCAAGGCGAGCGTCGAGGCCTTCCGCTTCATGAAGGAGCAGCTCGGCCCGGTCAGCCCTCCCGGCAACCTGACCTGGGATTTCCCCGAGATGATCGCGAGCGTCTCATCGGCTCAGGCGGCGCAGGGCTACATGTGGGCCGGCGGCGTCGGCTCGCTCTACGATCCGACCAAGTCGAAGATCGCCAAATCGATCGGCTACGCGCCGACGCCCGAGACAGTGCTGCTCGGCGGCTGGGGCGTCTCGGTCGGCGCTAAGTCGCGCAATCTCGATGCGGCGAAGCTCTTCGTCGGCTGGTTCACCTCGCCCGAGATCGTCAAGCAGACCGCTTTGGTCGGCCTTTCGCCGACGCGCCGCTCGGCCCTGCTCGATGCCGAGACCAATGCCCGCTACCCGTTCTTCCCGACGGTGCTCAAGGCGATGGAGGGCAATGTCGCGACCTATGCGCCGATCAAGGACGCCGAGCAGGTCAACATCCAGATCTACGACGAGGCCAATGCCGTCTGCTCGGGCACCAAGACGCCGGAGCAGGGCGCAGCGGCCTTGCAGGAGCGCGTCACCACGCTTCTGAAGCGCCGCGGCTATATCCAGTAA
- a CDS encoding LysR family transcriptional regulator: MPPAHVLYAFEAAARHGNFSRAAKELNVSQPAISKAIGNFEAAISKQLFARSGPKVRLTASGVALSSILTEAFDSLETLISSWERRKDHREAVLLSISSSMAAHWLIPRLPDFNRAFPDVDLRFELIQGGVGTSAVTADLGLRRFPAAQALLNETFYMEEYIQPIASFDYLSRVGTFDRPRTGKSHTLIALSDHWCDWETFARLARIDMPRNYQLMVFSDYAVALQAALNGQGIALGWLSVASRLLASRSLQAASSAYINTGATYNFLSPNENSLSPVVASVRKWMIVQSEPDLDKIRKDARLHSMPHKIALPGARGA; encoded by the coding sequence TTGCCGCCGGCGCATGTGCTCTATGCTTTCGAGGCGGCCGCTCGCCATGGAAATTTCTCGCGCGCCGCGAAAGAGCTGAACGTATCTCAACCGGCGATCAGCAAGGCCATCGGCAATTTCGAGGCAGCGATCAGCAAGCAGCTTTTCGCGCGCTCCGGTCCGAAGGTCCGGCTGACCGCGAGCGGCGTGGCCTTGAGCTCCATCCTGACGGAGGCTTTTGATTCCCTTGAAACGCTGATCTCGTCATGGGAGAGGCGCAAAGACCATCGCGAGGCGGTCCTGCTCTCAATTTCATCGTCGATGGCGGCCCACTGGCTGATCCCTCGGCTGCCCGACTTCAACCGGGCGTTTCCCGATGTCGATCTGCGCTTCGAACTCATTCAGGGCGGGGTTGGAACCTCGGCCGTCACCGCCGATCTCGGGCTGCGGCGTTTTCCGGCCGCGCAGGCTCTGTTGAACGAGACCTTCTACATGGAGGAATACATCCAGCCGATCGCCTCATTCGATTATCTCAGCCGGGTCGGAACGTTCGACCGTCCCCGCACGGGAAAGTCGCATACCCTGATCGCGCTCAGCGATCATTGGTGCGACTGGGAGACTTTCGCGCGGCTGGCCCGGATCGACATGCCCAGGAATTATCAGCTGATGGTCTTTTCCGACTATGCGGTCGCGCTCCAGGCGGCGCTCAACGGGCAGGGCATCGCGCTTGGCTGGCTGTCCGTCGCATCGCGTCTTCTGGCGTCGCGTTCGCTCCAGGCGGCTTCCTCAGCCTATATCAATACGGGCGCGACCTACAATTTCCTGAGCCCGAACGAGAACAGCCTGAGCCCGGTCGTGGCGTCCGTGCGCAAATGGATGATCGTGCAGAGCGAGCCCGATCTGGATAAGATCAGGAAAGACGCCAGGCTGCATTCCATGCCGCATAAGATCGCGCTGCCGGGCGCGCGGGGAGCGTAG
- a CDS encoding DUF6088 family protein codes for MLDQPATDLRRRLMARIDATPAEVWTPGDFADLASRAAIDKTLQRLVAAGELRRIDRGLYDKPRKSNLTGKTAVPDYRAVIRAVTRRDQARVVVDGMTAANDLGLTTAAPARIEVLIDARLKPITLGKQVIHFKSAAPSRLYWAGRPGMRVVQALYWMQDMMSTEEDRRSVENQLRRLLTAPKHGKEIREDLRAGLSAMPIWMQDFLRPLLEPMNGELEKHS; via the coding sequence ATGCTCGATCAACCGGCCACAGACCTTCGGCGGCGCCTTATGGCCCGTATTGACGCGACGCCGGCAGAGGTGTGGACGCCCGGCGATTTCGCGGACCTCGCCAGCCGCGCTGCCATCGACAAGACATTGCAACGCCTCGTCGCGGCAGGCGAACTCCGTCGCATCGATCGTGGGCTCTACGACAAGCCGCGAAAAAGCAACCTCACTGGCAAAACGGCGGTCCCCGACTATCGCGCTGTGATCAGAGCCGTGACGCGGCGGGACCAAGCCCGTGTCGTGGTCGACGGCATGACTGCCGCAAACGACCTCGGCCTCACCACGGCGGCCCCGGCGCGCATTGAAGTGCTGATTGATGCCCGCTTGAAACCGATCACGCTCGGGAAGCAGGTCATCCATTTCAAATCGGCCGCACCCAGCCGTCTCTACTGGGCGGGACGCCCAGGCATGCGCGTCGTCCAAGCACTCTACTGGATGCAGGATATGATGAGCACCGAAGAGGATCGACGGAGCGTCGAGAACCAACTTCGCAGGCTGCTCACCGCTCCAAAGCATGGAAAGGAGATACGCGAGGATCTTCGCGCGGGGCTCTCTGCCATGCCGATCTGGATGCAGGATTTTCTCCGGCCCCTTCTTGAACCTATGAATGGCGAGCTGGAGAAGCACTCGTGA